In Syntrophales bacterium, the following proteins share a genomic window:
- the ccsB gene encoding c-type cytochrome biogenesis protein CcsB — protein sequence MSDTFIISIVTFIYFAAAFSYLISFVFSKKPVAVAALALTVLGITAQTAAFIIRWIDSYQLGIGHIPLANFYESIVFFSWSIIFIYLVMGRRYKNSLIGALANLFAFILLAYASLSGDMESQIQPLVPALQSNWLTSHVISCFFGYACFAISFGTSILYLIRQRFKKNPVNFLPEPEFLDEVTYKMISIGFVLLTLGIITGAAWADHAWGRYWGWDPKETWSLITWLIYAAFLHARLVRGWKGTRMSLISIFGFLAVIFTYLGVNYVLSGLHSYL from the coding sequence ATGAGTGATACTTTTATTATCAGTATTGTAACATTTATTTATTTTGCTGCTGCGTTTAGCTACTTGATTTCCTTTGTTTTCAGTAAGAAACCAGTGGCTGTTGCGGCATTGGCGCTTACCGTTTTGGGAATAACAGCTCAAACAGCGGCATTTATCATCCGCTGGATTGATTCTTACCAATTGGGAATCGGTCACATCCCTCTCGCAAACTTTTATGAATCCATTGTGTTTTTTTCATGGTCTATCATTTTTATATATTTAGTTATGGGGAGGCGTTATAAAAACAGTTTAATCGGCGCCCTGGCTAACTTATTTGCTTTTATCCTGCTGGCTTATGCCTCTTTATCCGGAGATATGGAATCCCAGATCCAGCCATTAGTTCCCGCCCTTCAAAGCAACTGGTTAACAAGCCACGTTATAAGCTGTTTTTTTGGCTATGCGTGTTTTGCCATCTCGTTCGGGACCAGCATACTTTATCTGATAAGGCAGAGATTCAAGAAAAACCCTGTTAATTTCTTGCCTGAACCTGAATTTTTAGATGAAGTGACCTACAAGATGATATCAATCGGATTTGTGCTTTTGACGCTGGGTATCATTACCGGTGCCGCCTGGGCCGATCATGCCTGGGGAAGATATTGGGGCTGGGATCCTAAGGAGACCTGGTCATTGATTACATGGCTGATTTATGCGGCCTTTCTTCATGCACGTCTTGTCAGGGGATGGAAAGGAACAAGAATGTCTTTGATTTCCATCTTCGGTTTCCTCGCCGTTATTTTCACCTACCTGGGAGTAAATTATGTCCTTTCAGGCCTTCACAGTTATCTTTAA